In Euphorbia lathyris chromosome 10, ddEupLath1.1, whole genome shotgun sequence, a single genomic region encodes these proteins:
- the LOC136209267 gene encoding uncharacterized protein translates to MARPSPNRNGDKAAVFFVATLILWFISVWFEVLFNKRTELFWIIAGCSFFQISNWVIRFFVSRDPLFVNTSVSLLHSSIISASVVYILVHQCLKHGSYATFEHSQLVGGTWQWAYPTLCFSCGYFAYDQFDMLLYRLYSGFIPSILMHHLILLICFTLALYRNVTVNYLILTLICELHSIFLHVRKVRRMAGVRDAKSKIVKLEWVLNWVTFILARCVPHILITIKLLKDASKFDKGVELPLALFGMAGMNLLNVGLGIDLFSAFRKERNALKDSHRSHRHRE, encoded by the exons ATGGCAAGGCCAAGTCCTAATCGAAACGGCGACAAGGCAGCCGTCTTCTTTGTGGCCACTCTTATTCTGTGGTTCATCTCTGTTTGGTTTGAGGTTTTATTCAACAAGCGAACTGAGCTGTTTTGGATTATAGCTGGGTGTTCCTTTTTCCAGATTTCTAATTGGGTCATTCGATTCTTCGTCTCCCGTGACCCTCTCTTTGTTAATACCTCTGTTTCTCTACTCCATTCCTCCATCATCTCCGCTTCAG TGGTTTACATCTTAGTTCATCAGTGTTTAAAACATGGTTCATATGCAACATTTGAACATTCACAACTCGTGGGAGGTACTTGGCAGTGGGCGTACCCAACGTTGTGTTTCTCATGCGGTTATTTTGCCTATGATCAGTTTGATATGCTGCTTTACAGGCTATATAGTGGCTTCATCCCTTCCATCCTCATGCACCATCTGATACTTCTCATTTGCTTTACCCTTGCTTTGTATCGAAATGTCACGGTGAACTACCTTATTCTCACTCTGATTTGTGAG TTGCATTCAATCTTCCTGCATGTGAGGAAAGTACGGCGGATGGCCGGTGTCCGGGATGCTAAAAGCAAAATTGTAAAGCTAGAATGGGTTTTGAATTGGGTGACTTTCATTTTAGCAAGATGTGTTCCTCACATTCTGATCACCATCAAGCTACTTAAAGATGCTTCCAAGTTTGACAAAGGTGTGGAATTGCCACTGGCTCTGTTTGGTATGGCTGGTATGAATTTGCTTAATGTAGGTCTTGGCATTGATCTCTTTAGTGCATTCAGAAAGGAGAGAAATGCCCTCAAAGATAGTCATAGAAGCCATAGGCATCGTGAATGA